The DNA sequence TTCTTTAAATAGAAGTTTTTTGAGAGTAAATCTATGTAAAATTGTATATAAAAATGTCCCTATACACTGGTTGGTATATAAGGACATTTGGTTAGCATTTTACAATTTGACGGTCAATTAGTAATACATTTTTAATGCTTATGATAGGTAACGGAATCCGCTAAGCAAATAGCTGTCCTTTTTTGTCTGAAAAGTAAGGCTTACCCCAAGATTTCTTCGATTTTGTTCATAACATCTTCTGATAAGGTAACATCAATTGCTTTGACATTTTCTTCGACTTGGCTTGGTTTGCTAGCGCCAATTAATGCACTTGCGACATTTGGTTGTCGTAGGACCCAGGCTAACGCAAGGGAAGGTAACGTGATGTCTAGTTCATTTGCGATGGCTTCTAACTTTTCAACCTTCGTTAGAATTTCTTCATTCAGCATGTTTTTGATTGAATTATTAATGGAAGCATTTGCCGCACGACTACTATCCGGAACTTGACCGCCCTTATATTTACCAGTTAGCACGCCCTGTGCTAATGGAGAAAAGACAACCTGCCCGATACCGTGTTTTTCACTTACTGGGATAATTTCTTTTTCAATGTAGCGTTTAAACATATTGTAGACAGGTTGATTTACGACGATGCGGTCTAGTAAGCGACGGTCAGCGATACGTACAGCTTCTTCAAGTTGTGCGGCATTCCACTCACTTACGCCTGCATATAAGATTTTCCCCTGACGAATGAGATCATCGATTGCACGTAGTGTCTCTTCCACAGGTGTTTCAGAATCATAGCGATGACAATAAAAACATCAACATAATCTAACTTCATTCGTTGTAAGCTACCGTTTACTTGTTCAATAATATGCTTTCTTGATAAACCACGGTCATTTGGACCATCGCCCATTTGCCCGAAAGCCTTTGTTGTAATCACGTACGAATCACGACGATATTCCTTCAGTGCTTGAGCGAGTACTCGTTCTCCCTCTCCTCGTTCGTAAACATTGGCTGAGTCAAAAAAATTAATTCCTAATTCATAAGCTTTATGTATTGTTTTTTCTGCTAAGTTTTCTTCTACTGATTTACCGTAGGTTAACCAGCTCCCAAGACTAATTTCACTAACTTTTAATCCGGTATTTCCTAAACGTCTATACTTCATCAGAAATCCCCCTACAAAATATTGGCAGTACGTGAATATTTTACAGAAAATAGGACATTTCGCCACTGTTATATTTCGTTATCGAAACTCTTGGTAAATAAATGAATTTTATAAAGCAAATAGTGCATCTAGAGGTTAGGGACACTCAACTAGATGGACTTGTGACACATTGCAATTTTAAATTTACGAAAAAACTTTTACTCTAAGTTATTTTTTTGAATTGAATAAATGACATCATCACTTTTACCCACAAAGGTTCTTTTTTCAAATTTCATTCCAATTCGCTCAGCAAGTCTAATTGAGGGTTCGTTCTTGTGGTAAATTGTTGCGATTAGCCTAGAAAATCCAAGTTCTTTAAAGCCATAATTCAGGGTGGCGATTGCTGCTTCTGTAGCCAACCCCTTTCCCCAATGCTTTCGTACAAATAGATATCCTATCTCCATTTCCTGTTTTTCATCTACGATTTGTGGAATGATTCCGCATTGGCCAACAAATGACCTGTCGTCTTTTAATTCACATATCCATAACCCTGTTCCAACTTCTTCGTAATTTTTCATATTCCAATGGATCCATTTTAGTGCTACCTCACGAGGATAAGTTGATGGATAATATTGCATCGCAATTGGGTCAGAAAAAATTTCCATTATAAGATCAACATCTGCTTCAACCATTTTCCGAAATGTTAATCTGGCAGTTTCTAATATGTACAACTCTGCATCCCCGTTCTATATTATAGGTTATAATAATCCTTCAATTCCTTATCTGCTTTACAAGGTCCAAAAACTTTTATATTTAATAACGTTTCCTTTGCTAATTGAAGAGGGACATTTTCATCGATTGTTAATCTCCCAATAACGTAAAGTTTTACACCGGTATTAGAGGCCTTTAGTTTTAGTAATTTTTCAGTATCATAGGTAACCTTTCCGAACTGAATAAAAACATCTGTATCTAATTCCTTAAAGTCGTTTCCAAAATACCTTCATTTTTATTTAATTCGTTGGTTATCGCTTTTACCATAAAATCAGTCTTATTTGTATAAATTCCTTTTTCTATTAAAAGTTCTATCTTCCCAATATCTACGACATTAACATTTACACTTACTTTTTCGGTATTCACCTTGTCATCCCCTTTCCGCTCTTGTACTCTCATTGTAATACGTGGGAGGTATAAAATAAACATATTTTTTATAATCGTTCTTTATTAAAGGCTGTTTCGTAAACTTTGTTGCTATATTGTCGTAAGTTTTAAAAAAAAGAGCGTATAGACAACAAATCCATTTGTCTATACGTCTCTAAACTTAATTAAGGGAAACACCACCATCTTAATTTTCTACTTCATACTGCTGCCAATCGGTTTCGGTAATTTGTAATGATAACTGAA is a window from the Anaerobacillus sp. CMMVII genome containing:
- a CDS encoding GNAT family N-acetyltransferase — translated: MYILETARLTFRKMVEADVDLIMEIFSDPIAMQYYPSTYPREVALKWIHWNMKNYEEVGTGLWICELKDDRSFVGQCGIIPQIVDEKQEMEIGYLFVRKHWGKGLATEAAIATLNYGFKELGFSRLIATIYHKNEPSIRLAERIGMKFEKRTFVGKSDDVIYSIQKNNLE